In one window of Kitasatospora sp. MMS16-BH015 DNA:
- a CDS encoding ricin-type beta-trefoil lectin domain protein — protein sequence MKHRQYHRYRHRARAALLALALLGSAGSLGGLAAPAQADTPASLCTSANGPYGSAAVGGGRYLIMPDEWNSSAEVCLTSTGGADFTVSSSALSSATNARPGAPGAYARIQYLPRPGELPTPVATMGDVLTSWRTTTGVPGQYDTAYDIWYADDATGCAGTTTSHELMIWLNRQGGPVPLGTSTQQVTLGGRTYQVYLHQDTTSGKQVISYLATTPTNSVYALNLRTVTADAVVRGYVPAGGQLCSVQAGFEIWNGGAGLATNSFSYLPATGLPTGNLTSGLPGKCLDAGNNGANTGDYSMPVEVWDCAGTPGQTWTVGNDGTVQALGKCLDVYGGGTTNGTAVQLYPCNGSGAQVWTQNGKGLVNPQSGLCLADPAASLANGTQLILWTCGAGGQDWRLPYDGQPLFTAFTNKAANLCLSGGVESTTSITLHGCNSVPTPPQNWQLVKDGTLRVSTGGCLDAGAAATPGSPVQLAACAGTPAQQWLLSPTGYLLNPATGLCLDDPKSTGTPGVPLDLWSCNATSAQVFYSAA from the coding sequence TTGAAGCACCGTCAGTACCACCGCTACCGCCACCGCGCCCGGGCCGCTCTGCTGGCCCTCGCCCTGCTCGGCTCCGCCGGCAGCCTCGGCGGGCTCGCCGCCCCGGCGCAGGCCGACACCCCGGCCTCGCTCTGCACCTCGGCCAACGGCCCCTACGGCTCCGCCGCGGTCGGCGGCGGCCGCTACCTGATCATGCCCGACGAGTGGAACTCCTCGGCCGAGGTCTGCCTGACCAGCACCGGCGGCGCCGACTTCACCGTCAGCAGCAGCGCGCTCAGCAGCGCCACCAACGCTCGCCCCGGTGCCCCCGGCGCCTACGCCCGGATCCAGTACCTCCCCCGGCCCGGTGAACTCCCCACCCCGGTGGCCACCATGGGCGACGTACTGACCAGCTGGCGCACCACCACCGGCGTGCCCGGCCAGTACGACACCGCGTACGACATCTGGTACGCGGACGACGCCACCGGCTGCGCGGGCACCACCACCTCCCACGAGCTGATGATCTGGCTCAACCGCCAGGGCGGCCCGGTGCCGCTCGGCACCTCCACCCAGCAGGTCACCCTCGGCGGCCGGACCTACCAGGTCTACCTCCACCAGGACACCACCAGTGGCAAGCAGGTGATCAGCTACCTGGCCACCACCCCGACCAACTCCGTCTACGCGCTCAACCTGCGCACCGTCACCGCCGACGCGGTGGTCCGCGGCTACGTTCCGGCCGGCGGCCAACTCTGCTCCGTTCAGGCCGGGTTCGAGATCTGGAACGGCGGCGCCGGGCTCGCCACCAACTCCTTCTCCTATCTCCCCGCCACCGGCCTGCCCACCGGCAACCTCACCTCCGGCCTGCCCGGCAAGTGCCTGGACGCGGGCAACAACGGTGCGAACACCGGGGATTACTCGATGCCGGTGGAGGTCTGGGACTGCGCCGGCACCCCGGGCCAGACCTGGACGGTGGGCAACGACGGCACCGTACAGGCCCTCGGCAAGTGCTTGGACGTGTACGGCGGCGGCACCACCAACGGGACTGCGGTGCAGCTCTACCCGTGCAACGGCTCCGGCGCCCAGGTCTGGACCCAGAACGGCAAGGGCCTGGTCAACCCGCAGTCCGGCCTCTGCCTGGCCGACCCGGCCGCCTCGCTCGCCAACGGCACCCAGCTGATCCTCTGGACCTGCGGGGCCGGCGGCCAGGACTGGCGCCTGCCCTACGACGGCCAGCCGCTCTTCACCGCGTTCACCAACAAGGCCGCCAACCTCTGCCTCAGCGGCGGCGTCGAGTCCACCACCTCGATCACCCTGCACGGCTGCAACTCCGTGCCCACCCCGCCGCAGAACTGGCAGCTCGTCAAGGACGGCACCCTGCGCGTCTCCACCGGCGGCTGCCTCGACGCGGGCGCCGCCGCCACTCCCGGCAGCCCGGTCCAGCTCGCCGCCTGCGCCGGCACCCCCGCCCAGCAGTGGCTGCTCTCCCCGACCGGCTACCTGCTCAACCCCGCCACCGGTCTCTGCCTGGACGACCCCAAGTCCACCGGCACGCCGGGCGTTCCGCTCGATCTCTGGAGCTGCAACGCCACCTCGGCCCAGGTCTTCTACTCCGCCGCCTGA
- a CDS encoding NAD(P)/FAD-dependent oxidoreductase: MSADTSGRTDIPGRAGTSDRYDAVIVGGGHNGLVAAAYLARAGRRVLLLERLPQLGGAAVSAQAFVGVDARLSRYSYLVSLLPHAIVKELGLRLDLRRRRISSYTPAVRDGRSTGLLVDAADPGRTRASFRTLTGGDREWAAWQEFYDMTGRVARKVFPTLTEPLPTRRELRTAIGDDRAWAELFERPLGEALEGRFADDLVRGVVLTDALIGTFTHAHDPALRQNRCFLYHVIGNGTGDWDVPVGGMGAVTGALAEAARAAGAELRTDCEVTALATDGTGPVELTYRQNGQEKTAVARLALVNAAPATLERLLGTAPGPAPEGAQLKVNMVLRRLPRLRDTAVAPAEAFAGTFHIAEGYRQLATAYAEAEAGRIPAAPPSEIYCHTLTDPSILGPGAAGLHTLTLFGLHLPARLFADPAAKERALRASLAQLDELLAEPIADCLALNAEGRPCLEAKTPLDLERELGLPGGHIFHRDLAFPFLTEPTTEPTTGSATTPATTPATDPAARWGVATAHPNVLLCGAGAVRGGGVSGIPGHNAARAALELL, from the coding sequence ATGAGCGCGGACACGTCAGGTCGAACCGACATCCCGGGTCGGGCGGGCACGTCGGACCGGTACGACGCGGTGATCGTCGGCGGCGGGCACAACGGGCTGGTGGCGGCGGCCTACCTGGCCCGGGCGGGCCGCCGGGTGCTGCTCCTGGAGCGGCTGCCGCAGCTCGGCGGCGCGGCGGTCTCGGCACAGGCCTTCGTCGGCGTCGACGCCCGGCTCTCCCGGTACTCCTACCTGGTCAGCCTGCTGCCGCACGCCATCGTCAAGGAACTCGGGCTCCGCCTCGACCTGCGCCGGCGCCGGATCTCCTCCTACACGCCCGCCGTTCGCGACGGCCGGTCCACCGGGCTGCTGGTGGACGCGGCAGACCCGGGCCGCACCCGGGCCTCCTTCCGGACGCTCACCGGTGGCGACCGGGAGTGGGCGGCCTGGCAGGAGTTCTACGACATGACCGGCCGGGTCGCCCGGAAGGTCTTCCCCACCCTCACCGAACCGCTGCCCACCCGGCGGGAGTTGCGCACCGCCATCGGCGACGACCGGGCCTGGGCCGAGCTCTTCGAGCGGCCGCTCGGCGAGGCCCTCGAGGGGCGCTTCGCCGACGACCTGGTGCGCGGGGTGGTGCTCACCGACGCGCTGATCGGCACCTTCACCCACGCCCACGACCCCGCGCTGCGCCAGAACCGCTGCTTCCTCTACCACGTGATCGGCAACGGCACCGGCGACTGGGACGTGCCGGTCGGCGGCATGGGCGCGGTGACCGGCGCCCTAGCCGAGGCCGCGCGAGCGGCCGGCGCCGAGCTGCGCACCGACTGCGAGGTGACCGCCCTCGCCACCGACGGGACGGGCCCGGTCGAGCTGACGTACCGTCAGAATGGCCAGGAGAAGACCGCGGTGGCCCGACTGGCCCTGGTCAACGCCGCTCCGGCCACCCTCGAGCGGCTCCTCGGCACCGCGCCCGGCCCGGCCCCCGAGGGCGCCCAGCTCAAGGTCAACATGGTGCTGCGCCGGCTGCCCCGGCTCCGCGACACCGCCGTGGCCCCGGCCGAGGCCTTCGCGGGTACCTTCCACATCGCCGAGGGCTACCGGCAGTTGGCCACCGCGTACGCCGAGGCCGAGGCGGGCCGGATCCCGGCCGCGCCGCCCTCGGAGATCTACTGCCACACCCTGACCGACCCCTCGATCCTGGGCCCCGGCGCCGCCGGCCTGCACACCCTGACCCTGTTCGGCCTCCACCTGCCGGCCCGGCTCTTCGCCGATCCGGCCGCCAAGGAGCGTGCCCTGCGGGCGAGTCTGGCCCAGCTGGACGAGCTGCTCGCCGAGCCGATCGCCGACTGCCTGGCCCTAAACGCCGAGGGGAGGCCCTGCCTCGAGGCCAAGACCCCGCTCGACCTGGAACGCGAACTCGGCCTGCCCGGCGGCCACATCTTCCACCGCGACCTCGCCTTCCCCTTCCTCACCGAGCCCACCACCGAGCCGACCACCGGGTCGGCCACCACCCCGGCCACCACCCCGGCCACCGACCCGGCCGCCCGCTGGGGCGTGGCCACCGCCCACCCGAACGTGCTGCTCTGCGGCGCCGGCGCCGTCCGGGGCGGCGGGGTCAGCGGCATCCCCGGTCACAACGCGGCCCGGGCCGCCCTCGAACTGCTCTGA
- a CDS encoding cysteine hydrolase family protein, giving the protein MPSTTLRALNGFDQTPATLADSTLVLIDYQRTYTTGVMELEGWRPALDSAATLLGRARAAGAHVIHVQHDGGEGTPYDIRAEIGEIHPAVAPADGESVIVKQAPNSFHGTDLAEQIEAAGRGHLVIAGFMTHMCVLFTSEGAFLRGHHPTVVAEACATRSLRSPSTVLTAHEIHHGALATITDLYGIVVESAHDLG; this is encoded by the coding sequence ATGCCTTCGACCACCCTCCGCGCCCTCAACGGCTTCGACCAGACCCCGGCCACCCTCGCCGACTCCACCCTCGTGCTGATCGACTACCAGCGGACCTACACCACCGGCGTGATGGAGCTGGAGGGCTGGCGGCCGGCCCTCGACTCCGCCGCCACGCTGCTCGGCCGGGCCCGCGCGGCCGGGGCGCACGTCATCCACGTGCAGCACGACGGCGGCGAGGGCACCCCGTACGACATCCGCGCCGAGATCGGCGAGATCCACCCGGCCGTGGCCCCCGCCGACGGCGAGTCGGTGATCGTGAAGCAGGCGCCGAACTCCTTCCACGGCACCGACCTGGCCGAGCAGATCGAGGCGGCCGGGCGGGGGCACCTGGTGATCGCGGGCTTCATGACCCACATGTGCGTGCTCTTCACCAGCGAGGGCGCCTTCCTCCGGGGCCACCACCCCACCGTGGTCGCCGAGGCCTGCGCCACCCGCTCGCTCCGCTCGCCCTCCACCGTGCTCACCGCGCACGAGATCCACCACGGCGCGCTCGCCACCATCACCGACCTCTACGGCATCGTGGTCGAGTCCGCGCACGACCTCGGCTGA
- a CDS encoding GlxA family transcriptional regulator has protein sequence MAAVERYIVIVLFEGVDLLDVTGPPEVFSLVGREIQGETGYRVVLAAESLAPVTTSAGVRLLPDVTFAEAAGRSIDTLLVPGSVETDGDQRVRAVTDPAVVAWVRRLAERSRRVTSVCVGAHLLAAAGLLDGKRATTHWSTARQLAAEYPAVRVDADPIFIREGEVWTGAGISACLDLSLALVADDFGEAVALRVARQLVMYLKRPSGQSQFSVPLEPVSTTRRVEELRLYIAQHLDHPLSVAELAERACVSDRQLTRIFKTELGTTPSAYVESARVERARNQLESTDATLERIATDCGFGTTDTLVRAFRRRLDTTPTEYRIRFRTRG, from the coding sequence ATGGCTGCGGTCGAGCGGTACATCGTGATCGTCCTGTTCGAGGGGGTCGATCTCCTCGACGTGACCGGGCCGCCGGAGGTGTTCTCGCTGGTCGGGCGGGAGATCCAGGGGGAGACCGGGTACCGGGTGGTGCTGGCCGCCGAGAGCCTCGCGCCGGTCACCACCTCGGCCGGGGTGCGGCTGCTGCCGGACGTCACCTTCGCCGAGGCGGCCGGGCGGAGCATCGACACCCTGCTGGTGCCCGGCTCGGTGGAGACCGACGGTGACCAGCGGGTCCGGGCCGTGACCGACCCGGCCGTGGTGGCCTGGGTCCGTCGGCTCGCCGAGCGGTCGCGGCGGGTCACCTCGGTCTGCGTGGGCGCGCACCTGCTGGCCGCCGCCGGGCTGCTCGACGGCAAGCGGGCCACCACCCACTGGTCCACCGCCCGGCAGCTGGCCGCCGAGTACCCGGCCGTCCGGGTGGACGCCGACCCGATCTTCATCCGGGAGGGCGAGGTCTGGACCGGCGCGGGCATCAGCGCCTGCCTCGACCTCTCCCTCGCCCTGGTGGCCGACGACTTCGGCGAGGCCGTCGCGCTGCGAGTGGCGCGCCAACTGGTGATGTACCTCAAACGCCCCAGCGGCCAGAGCCAGTTCAGCGTCCCGCTCGAACCGGTCTCCACCACGCGCCGGGTGGAGGAGCTGCGCCTGTACATCGCCCAGCACCTCGACCACCCGCTCTCCGTCGCCGAGCTGGCCGAGCGCGCCTGCGTCAGCGACCGCCAGCTCACCCGGATCTTCAAGACCGAGCTCGGCACCACCCCGAGCGCCTACGTCGAGTCGGCCCGGGTCGAACGGGCCCGCAACCAGCTGGAATCCACCGACGCCACCCTCGAACGGATCGCCACCGACTGCGGATTCGGCACCACCGACACCCTGGTCCGGGCCTTCCGCCGGCGCCTGGACACCACGCCGACGGAGTACCGGATCCGGTTCCGTACCAGGGGCTAG